Proteins encoded in a region of the Flavobacterium sp. PMTSA4 genome:
- a CDS encoding alpha-ketoacid dehydrogenase subunit alpha/beta — protein sequence MLDKNILQKAFSTMATAKAMSELYEENFKIVSKYVHATSRGHEAIQIAVAMQLLPQDYAFPYYRDDAMLLGIGMQPYDLMLQLMAKKEDPFSGGRTYYCHPSLKDADKPKIPHQSSATGMQAIPATGAAMGFWYKEKTNISEDIKEKPLVVCSLGDASVTEGEIAEALQMAALKQLPILYLVQDNGWDISANAAETRAQNAFEYAKGFHGIEAISIDGANFTESYEALEKVIATIRTERRPFLVHAKVPLLNHHTSGVRMEWYRDDLEEAKSCDPFPVLKKQLSDVGFSENEIKELEKEAISKVKVDFEKAQKAEDPKPEDLFTHDFAPTLITEEVGERNPQREEKVVMVDCALFAVEEIMRKHPESLLYGQDVGGRLGGVFREAATLAQKFGDERVFNTPIQEAFIVGSTVGMSAVGLKPIVEVQFADYIWPGLNQLFTEVSRSCYLSNGKWPVSMILRVPIGAYGSGGPYHSSSVESVLTNIKGIKIAYPSNGADLKGLLKAAYYDPNPVVILEHKGLYWSKVKGTDAARVNEPSEDYMLPFGKANIAQEIWEQETKETISIVTYGMGVHWALNASADFKNQVEIIDLRTLYPLDEEAVLKSVRKTKKCLVVTEEPTNNSFARSLAGLIQEKCFKNLDAPVMVIGSENMPAIPLNSTLEFTMIPNVDKVKVKIEELLNY from the coding sequence ATGTTAGATAAAAACATATTACAAAAAGCATTTTCAACTATGGCAACCGCAAAAGCCATGAGTGAATTATATGAAGAAAATTTTAAAATAGTTTCAAAATATGTTCACGCAACATCACGTGGACACGAAGCCATTCAGATTGCGGTTGCAATGCAATTATTGCCTCAAGATTATGCGTTTCCGTATTATCGTGATGATGCCATGTTGTTGGGAATTGGAATGCAACCTTACGATTTGATGTTGCAATTAATGGCCAAAAAAGAAGATCCGTTTTCTGGTGGTCGTACTTATTATTGTCATCCCAGTTTGAAGGATGCTGATAAACCAAAAATCCCACATCAATCTTCTGCAACTGGAATGCAAGCTATTCCAGCCACTGGAGCAGCAATGGGTTTTTGGTATAAAGAAAAAACAAATATTTCTGAAGATATTAAAGAAAAACCTTTAGTGGTTTGTTCTTTAGGTGATGCTTCTGTTACTGAAGGAGAAATTGCTGAAGCACTTCAAATGGCAGCTTTAAAACAATTGCCAATTTTGTATTTAGTACAAGATAACGGTTGGGATATTTCAGCTAATGCAGCCGAAACTCGTGCTCAAAATGCGTTTGAATATGCCAAAGGATTCCACGGAATTGAAGCCATTTCTATCGATGGAGCCAACTTTACAGAAAGTTACGAAGCACTTGAAAAAGTAATTGCAACCATTCGTACAGAAAGAAGACCATTTTTAGTACATGCCAAAGTTCCGTTATTGAATCATCATACTTCTGGAGTTCGAATGGAATGGTATCGTGATGATTTAGAAGAAGCAAAATCTTGTGATCCATTTCCAGTACTGAAGAAACAACTTTCAGATGTTGGATTTTCGGAAAATGAAATAAAAGAATTAGAAAAAGAAGCAATTTCAAAAGTAAAAGTAGATTTCGAAAAAGCGCAAAAAGCTGAAGATCCAAAACCTGAAGATTTATTTACGCACGATTTTGCTCCAACATTAATCACAGAAGAAGTTGGAGAGCGAAATCCACAACGTGAAGAAAAAGTGGTAATGGTGGATTGTGCTTTGTTTGCTGTGGAAGAAATCATGCGAAAGCATCCAGAAAGTTTACTTTATGGACAAGATGTTGGTGGAAGATTAGGTGGCGTTTTTAGAGAAGCAGCAACTTTAGCTCAAAAATTTGGAGATGAACGTGTTTTCAATACACCAATCCAAGAAGCATTTATCGTTGGTTCAACCGTTGGAATGTCAGCTGTTGGATTAAAACCAATTGTTGAGGTTCAATTTGCCGATTACATTTGGCCTGGTTTAAACCAATTGTTTACTGAAGTTAGTCGTTCTTGCTATTTATCTAATGGGAAATGGCCAGTAAGCATGATTTTGCGAGTTCCAATTGGAGCTTACGGAAGTGGCGGACCATATCATTCGTCTTCTGTTGAAAGTGTTTTAACGAATATTAAAGGAATAAAAATAGCTTACCCAAGCAATGGTGCCGATTTAAAAGGTTTGTTAAAAGCTGCTTATTATGACCCAAATCCAGTGGTGATTTTAGAACATAAAGGTTTGTATTGGAGTAAAGTGAAAGGAACAGATGCCGCAAGAGTTAACGAACCAAGCGAAGATTATATGTTGCCTTTTGGAAAAGCAAATATAGCTCAAGAGATTTGGGAACAAGAAACCAAAGAAACTATTTCAATTGTAACTTACGGTATGGGAGTTCATTGGGCTTTGAATGCTTCGGCAGATTTTAAAAACCAAGTTGAAATTATTGATTTACGTACTTTATATCCTTTGGATGAAGAAGCAGTTTTGAAATCAGTAAGAAAAACTAAAAAATGTTTAGTGGTAACTGAAGAACCAACTAATAATTCTTTCGCAAGAAGTTTAGCAGGTCTAATTCAAGAAAAATGTTTCAAGAATTTAGATGCTCCAGTTATGGTAATTGGTTCTGAAAATATGCCTGCAATTCCTTTAAATAGTACTTTAGAATTCACCATGATTCCAAATGTAGATAAAGTAAAAGTTAAGATTGAAGAGTTGTTAAACTATTAA